A stretch of the Paramormyrops kingsleyae isolate MSU_618 chromosome 16, PKINGS_0.4, whole genome shotgun sequence genome encodes the following:
- the scn1lab gene encoding sodium channel, voltage-gated, type I like, alpha b isoform X2 yields MAQLLVPPGPDSFRLFCRESLDAIEKRIAEEKSKKPRGERRDEDDENGPKPNSDLEAGKSLPFIYGDIPKGMVSTPLEDLDPYYSNQQTFIVLNRGKAIFRFNATPALYILSSFNPIRRLSIMVLVHSLFSFLIMCTILTNCAFMTLSNPPDWAKNVEYTFTGIYTFECLIKILARGFCVGKFTFLRDPWNWLDFSVILMAYVTEFVSLGNVSALRTFRVLRALKTISVIPGLKTIVGALIQSVKKLSDVMILTVFCLSVFALIGLQLFMGNLRQKCVKIPLRNDTMDNVTALNLTGAANWTDYLNDESNYYFLPNRRDALLCGNASDAGQCPEGFSCQKAGRNPDYGYTSFDTFSWAFLSLFRLMTQDFWENLYQQTLRAAGKTYMIFFVLVIFLGSFYLVNLILAVVAMAYDEQNQATMEEAQQKEEEFQAMLEQLKRQQEEAQQAAMEAANGSGEYSGRVGLTESSSEASKLSSKSAKERRNRRKKRRQKEEGEEEKADDEKFHKSESEDSIKRTGFRFSIDGNRLSYEKRHSSPHQSLLSVRGSLFSPRRNSRTSLFSFRRGRDVGSENDFADDEHSTFEDSESRRGSLFVPRRIERRSSNISQSSVSSRVLLPANGKMHCTVDCNGVVSLVGGASVPTSPAGLLLPEVTVDKPTTDDNGTTTETDVQKKKRSGTHQTSMEFLEDPAARQRALSVASILTNTMEELEESRQKCPPCWYKFANIFLIWDCCPLWLKIKQVVNLIVMDPFVDLTITICIVLNTLFMAMEHYPMTTEFDNVLSVGNLVFTGIFTAEMCFKIIALDPYYYFQEGWNIFDGIIVSLSLMELGLANVEGLSVLRSFRLLRVFKLAKSWPTLNMLIKIIGNSVGALGNLTLVLAIIVFIFAVVGMQLFGKSYRDCVCKISDDCTLPRWHMYDFFHSFLIVFRVLCGEWIETMWDCMEVAGQALCLIVFMMVMVIGNLVVLNLFLALLLSSFSADNLAATDEDSEMNNLQIAVGRIHRGVKFIKSMVRQFFLRLCMGKGPRTLDEVKALEELHSKVENCISNHTAVDLTREPEYLKEGNGTASGLGSDMGKYIIDNSDYMSFIHNPSLTVTVPIAVGESDFENLNTEDFSSESSDIEGSKEKLADPQLSSSEGSTVDIRPPGEGGESVEMELEESLDPESCFTEGCVRRFPCCSVNIDEGKGKMWWTLRKTCFRIVEHNWFESFIIFMILLSSGALAFEDIYIEQRKTIKTILEYSDKVFTYIFILEMLLKWVAYGFVKYFTNAWCWLDFLIVDVSLVSLVANALGYSELTAIKSLRTLRALRPLRALSRFEGMRVVVNALLGAIPSIMNVLLVCLIFWLIFSIMGVNLFAGKFYHCVNTTNDEMFSTDVVNNKTQCKALEDKARWKNVKINFDNVGAGYLALLQVATFKGWMDIMYAAVDSRNLEDQPVYEENLYMYLYFVIFIIFGSFFTLNLFIGVIIDNFNQQKKKFGGQDIFMTEEQKKYYNAMKKLGSKKPQKPIPRPVNKFQGYIFDIITKQAFDIVIMILICLNMVTMMVETDDQTTDMDLILYRINFVFIVLFTGECVLKMISLRHYYFTIGWNIFDFVVVILSIVGMFLSELIEKYFVSPTLFRVIRLARIGRILRLIKGAKGIRTLLFALMMSLPALFNIGLLLFLVMFIYAIFGMSNFAYVKRESGIDDMFNFETFGNSMICLFQITTSAGWDGLLAPILNKGEPDCDSQVEHPGSNYKGNCGNPSVGIFFFVSYIIICFLIVVNMYIAVILENFSVATEESAEPLSEDDFEMFYEVWEKFDPNATQFMEFNKLSDFADALDPPLRIPKPNKISLIAMDLPMVSGERIHCLDILFAFTKRVLGEGGEMDVLRGQMEERFMASNPSKVSYEPITTTLRRKQEEMSAIIIQRAFRRYLIRRTVKRASTMYKEKLSGGKLLDKEVLVIDKLNENSTSDKTDMTPSTASPPSYNSVTKPDKNKYEKDRREKEDKDKDVRENRK; encoded by the exons GAGAGGCTTCTGTGTCGGGAAATTTACCTTCCTGCGGGATCCCTGGAACTGGCTGGATTTCAGTGTTATACTCATGGC GTATGTAACAGAGTTTGTAAGCCTAGGCAATGTTTCAGCTCTTCGCACTTTCAGAGTACTGAGAGCTTTGAAAACTATTTCAGTAATTCCAG GTCTGAAGACCATCGTAGGGGCGCTGATCCAGTCGGTGAAGAAACTGTCGGATGTGATGATTCTCACGGTCTTCTGTCTGAGTGTGTTTGCACTAATAGGGCTGCAGCTATTTATGGGTAATTTGAGGCAGAAGTGTGTAAAAATACCTCTGAGAAATGACACCATGGACAATGTGACGGCCTTGAACCTGACAGGCGCGGCTAACTGGACCGATTATCTCAATGACGAAA GTAACTATTATTTCTTACCAAATCGAAGAGATGCTCTTCTGTGTGGAAATGCAAGTGATGCTGG GCAATGTCCGGAGGGATTCTCCTGCCAGAAAGCCGGCCGAAACCCCGATTACGGATACACCAGCTTCGACACCTTCAGCTGGGCGTTCCTCTCACTCTTCCGACTCATGACTCAGGACTTCTGGGAGAATCTCTACCAGCAG ACCTTGAGAGCTGCAGGGAAAACCTACATGATCTTCTTCGTGCTGGTGATCTTCCTGGGCTCCTTCTACCTGGTGAACCTGATCCTGGCCGTGGTGGCCATGGCCTATGATGAGCAGAACCAGGCCACGATGGAAGAGGCCCAACAGAAGGAGGAGGAGTTCCAGGCGATGCTGGAGCAGCTCAAAAGGCAGCAGGAAGAAGCTCAG CAGGCCGCTATGGAAGCAGCCAACGGGAGCGGGGAGTACAGCGGGAGGGTGGGCCTCACAGAATCCTCCTCCGAGGCATCCAAGCTGAGCTCCAAGAGCGCCAAGGAGAGGCGGAACCGGCGCAAGAAGCGGAGGCAgaaggaggagggagaggaggagaaggCAGACGATGAGAAGTTTCACAAGTCAGAGTCAGAGGACAGCATCAAAAGGACGGGCTTCCGCTTCTCCATCGACGGCAACAGGCTGTCATATGAGAAGAGGCACTCGTCCCCACACCAG TCTCTCCTCAGCGTCCGTGGCTCCCTGTTCTCGCCACGCCGGAACAGCCGCACCAGTTTATTCAGCTTCCGGCGCGGCCGTGATGTGGGCTCGGAGAACGACTTTGCCGACGATGAGCACAGCACATTTGAGGACAGCGAGAGCCGGCGGGGCTCGCTGTTCGTGCCGCGGCGTATCGAGCGACGCAGCAGCAACATCAGCCAGAGCAGCGTGTCCTCACGCGTTCTGCTGCCGGCCAACGGCAAGATGCACTGCACCGTGGACTGCAACGGTGTGGTGTCGCTGGTGGGTGGAGCCTCAGTTCCCACGTCGCCTGCTGGACTCCTGCTGCCCGAGGTGACTGTAGATAAGCCCACTACTGATGACAAT GGTACGACAACAGAGACAGATGTTCAGAAGAAGAAGAGGTCTGGCACTCACCAGACCTCCATGGAGTTCTTGGAGGACCCGGCTGCTAGACAGAGAGCCTTGAGCGTTGCCAGTATTTTAACAAACACAATGGAGG AGCTTGAGGAATCCAGACAGAAATGTCCGCCATGCTGGTACAAATTCGCTAACATCTTCCTCATCTGGGACTGCTGCCCGCTGTGGCTTAAGATCAAGCAGGTTGTCAACCTGATTGTGATGGATCCCTTCGTCGATCTTACCATCACCATCTGTATTGTCTTAAACACTCTGTTTATGGCCATGGAGCACTATCCTATGACTACTGAATTCGACAATGTGCTCTCCGTGGGGAATTTG GTGTTCACAGGAATCTTCACCGCTGAGATGTGTTTCAAAATCATTGCCTtagatccttactactattttCAAGAAGGTTGGAATATATTTGATGGAATTATAGTTAGCCTGAGTTTGATGGAGCTGGGTCTAGCCAATGTGGAAGGACTGTCTGTCTTGAGGTCCTTCCGATTG CTGAGGGTCTTTAAACTTGCCAAGTCCTGGCCTACCCTAAACATGCTTATCAAGATCATCGGCAATTCTGTGGGCGCCCTGGGAAACCTGACCCTTGTGTTGGCTATCATCGTCTTCATCTTCGCCGTGGTGGGAATGCAGCTGTTCGGCAAGAGCTACCGTGACTGTGTGTGCAAGATATCAGATGACTGCACACTTCCACGATGGCACATGTACGATTTCTTCCACTCCTTCCTCATTGTGTTCCGGGTGCTGTGCGGCGAGTGGATCGAGACCATGTGGGACTGCATGGAAGTGGCCGGCCAGGCTCTGTGCCTCATCGTCTTCATGATGGTCATGGTCATCGGAAACCTGGTG GTTCTGAATCTGTTCCTGGCCTTGCTGCTCAGCTCGTTCAGCGCTGACAATCTGGCGGCAACAGACGAGGACAGTGAGATGAACAACCTGCAGATCGCTGTGGGCCGCATCCATCGCGGCGTCAAATTCATCAAGTCCATGGTGCGGCAGTTCTTTCTGAGGCTGTGCATGGGGAAAGGTCCTAGGACACTGGACGAGGTCAAGGCCCTGGAGGAGCTACACAGTAAGGTCGAAAACTGCATCTCCAACCACACTGCTGTGGATCTCACTCGGGAGCCCGAGTACCTAAAGGAGGGCAACGGGACTGCCAGTGGACTGGGCAGCGACATGGGGAAATACATCATTGACAACAGTGACTACATGTCCTTCATCCACAATCCAAGCCTCACTGTGACGGTCCCCATTGCCGTGGGCGAATCTGACTTTGAGAACCTAAATACCGAAGACTTCAGTAGCGAGTCGTCAGACATTGAAGGCAGCAAAGAG AAACTGGCCGACCCACAGCTCAGCTCCTCAGAGGGCAGCACCGTCGACATCCGGCCCCCAGGCGAGGGCGGGGAGTCCGTGGAGATGGAGCTCGAGGAGTCGCTGGACCCGGAGTCCTGCTTCACTGAAG GTTGCGTGCGCAGATTCCCGTGTTGTAGCGTGAACATAGATGAAGGTAAAGGGAAAATGTGGTGGACACTGAGGAAGACATGCTTCAGGATCGTGGAACACAACTGGTTTGAGTCTTTCATCATCTTCATGATTCTGCTGAGTAGTGGAGCTCTG GCTTTTGAAGACATTTACATTGAGCAGAGAAAAACCATCAAAACCATCCTGGAGTATTCAGACAAAGTCTTCACCTATATCTTCATCCTGGAGATGTTGCTTAAATGGGTGGCCTATGGATTTGTGAAATATTTCACCAACGCCTGGTGCTGGCTGGACTTCTTAATTGTAGAC GTTTCTCTGGTCAGCCTGGTAGCCAATGCCTTAGGCTACTCTGAGCTGACCGCCATAAAATCTCTGAGGACGCTTCGTGCTCTGAGGCCGCTTAGAGCGCTGTCACGCTTTGAGGGGATGAGG GTTGTTGTCAACGCTCTGCTTGGAGCGATACCCTCCATCATGAATGTGCTCCTGGTCTGCCTCATTTTTTGGCTCATCTTCAGCATCATGGGCGTCAACCTGTTCGCCGGAAAGTTCTACCACTGTGTCAACACCACCAATGACGAGATGTTCTCCACAGATGTCGTTAACAATAAAACACAGTGCAAGGCCTTAGAGGATAAGGCGCGCTGGAAGAACGTCAAGATCAACTTTGACAACGTGGGAGCTGGATATCTGGCTTTGTTGCAAGTG GCAACATTCAAAGGCTGGATGGATATCATGTACGCCGCTGTGGATTCCCGGAAT TTAGAAGATCAGCCAGTTTACGAAGAGAACCTGTACATGTACCTGTACTTCGTCATCTTCATCATATTCGGATCCTTCTTCACTCTCAACCTCTTCATTGGTGTCATAATTGACAACTTCAATCAGCAAAAGAAGAAG TTTGGAGGTCAGGACATCTTCATGACTGAGGAACAAAAGAAGTACTACAATGCCATGAAGAAACTCGGATCCAAGAAACCTCAGAAGCCGATCCCGCGGCCTGTG AACAAATTCCAAGGGTATATCTTCGACATAATCACAAAGCAAGCCTTTGATATTGTCATCATGATTCTTATTTGCCTTAACATGGTCACCATGATGGTAGAGACAGATGACCAGACAACTGATATGGATCTAATTCTTTATCGGATTAATTTTGTCTTCATCGTACTCTTCACTGGAGAATGTGTCCTCAAGATGATATCTCTTCGCCATTATTACTTCACCATTGGCTGGAATATATTTGATTTTGTCGTTGTCATCCTTTCAATAGTTG GAATGTTTCTTTCCGAGCTGATCGAGAAGTATTTTGTGTCACCCACCCTATTTCGAGTCATCCGACTTGCCAGAATCGGTCGCATCCTGCGCCTCATTAAGGGTGCTAAGGGCATCCGTACACTTTTGTTTGCCTtgatgatgtcacttcctgcctTGTTCAACATCGGTCTCCTGCTCTTCTTAGTCATGTTTATCTATGCCATATTTGGCATGTCCAACTTTGCCTACGTCAAGAGGGAGTCTGGCATTGATGACATGTTCAACTTTGAGACTTTCGGCAACAGTATGATCTGCCTGTTTCAGATCACAACATCGGCGGGATGGGATGGCCTGTTAGCACCTATCCTCAACAAGGGAGAGCCCGACTGCGACAGTCAGGTGGAGCACCCTGGTAGCAACTACAAGGGAAACTGTGGGAACCCATCAGTGGGGATCTTCTTTTTCGTCAGCTACATCatcatttgttttttgattgtggTCAACATGTACATTGCTGTTATCCTGGAGAACTTCAGTGTGGCTACAGAGGAGAGTGCCGAACCCCTGAGTGAGGATGACTTTGAGATGTTCTATGAGGTCTGGGAGAAGTTTGACCCCAACGCCACCCAATTCATGGAATTTAATAAGCTGTCTGACTTTGCCGACGCCCTGGACCCCCCACTGCGCATACCAAAGCCCAACAAGATCTCACTGATTGCCATGGACTTGCCCATGGTGAGTGGAGAGCGCATCCACTGCCTGGACATCCTGTTTGCCTTCACCAAGCGCGTGTTGGGCGAGGGCGGCGAGATGGACGTTCTCCGAGGACAGATGGAGGAGCGCTTCATGGCGTCCAACCCCTCCAAGGTGTCCTATGAGCCCATCACCACGACACTGCGCCGCAAGCAAGAGGAAATGTCCGCCATCATCATCCAGAGAGCTTTCCGACGTTATCTCATCAGGAGAACTGTTAAGAGAGCCTCCACCATGTACAAGGAGAAGCTCTCAGGAGGGAAGCTGTTGGATAAGGAAGTCCTAGTTATAGACAAACTGAATGAAAATTCCACCTCAGACAAAACTGACATGACTCCTTCGACGGCTTCCCCGCCTTCGTATAACAGTGTCACGAAACCTGacaaaaacaaatatgagaAGGACAGGCGTGAAAAAGAAGACAAAGACAAAGATGTCAGAGAGAACCGGAAGTAG
- the scn1lab gene encoding sodium channel, voltage-gated, type I like, alpha b isoform X1: MAQLLVPPGPDSFRLFCRESLDAIEKRIAEEKSKKPRGERRDEDDENGPKPNSDLEAGKSLPFIYGDIPKGMVSTPLEDLDPYYSNQQTFIVLNRGKAIFRFNATPALYILSSFNPIRRLSIMVLVHSLFSFLIMCTILTNCAFMTLSNPPDWAKNVEYTFTGIYTFECLIKILARGFCVGKFTFLRDPWNWLDFSVILMAYVTEFVDLGNVSALRTFRVLRALKTISVIPGLKTIVGALIQSVKKLSDVMILTVFCLSVFALIGLQLFMGNLRQKCVKIPLRNDTMDNVTALNLTGAANWTDYLNDESNYYFLPNRRDALLCGNASDAGQCPEGFSCQKAGRNPDYGYTSFDTFSWAFLSLFRLMTQDFWENLYQQTLRAAGKTYMIFFVLVIFLGSFYLVNLILAVVAMAYDEQNQATMEEAQQKEEEFQAMLEQLKRQQEEAQQAAMEAANGSGEYSGRVGLTESSSEASKLSSKSAKERRNRRKKRRQKEEGEEEKADDEKFHKSESEDSIKRTGFRFSIDGNRLSYEKRHSSPHQSLLSVRGSLFSPRRNSRTSLFSFRRGRDVGSENDFADDEHSTFEDSESRRGSLFVPRRIERRSSNISQSSVSSRVLLPANGKMHCTVDCNGVVSLVGGASVPTSPAGLLLPEVTVDKPTTDDNGTTTETDVQKKKRSGTHQTSMEFLEDPAARQRALSVASILTNTMEELEESRQKCPPCWYKFANIFLIWDCCPLWLKIKQVVNLIVMDPFVDLTITICIVLNTLFMAMEHYPMTTEFDNVLSVGNLVFTGIFTAEMCFKIIALDPYYYFQEGWNIFDGIIVSLSLMELGLANVEGLSVLRSFRLLRVFKLAKSWPTLNMLIKIIGNSVGALGNLTLVLAIIVFIFAVVGMQLFGKSYRDCVCKISDDCTLPRWHMYDFFHSFLIVFRVLCGEWIETMWDCMEVAGQALCLIVFMMVMVIGNLVVLNLFLALLLSSFSADNLAATDEDSEMNNLQIAVGRIHRGVKFIKSMVRQFFLRLCMGKGPRTLDEVKALEELHSKVENCISNHTAVDLTREPEYLKEGNGTASGLGSDMGKYIIDNSDYMSFIHNPSLTVTVPIAVGESDFENLNTEDFSSESSDIEGSKEKLADPQLSSSEGSTVDIRPPGEGGESVEMELEESLDPESCFTEGCVRRFPCCSVNIDEGKGKMWWTLRKTCFRIVEHNWFESFIIFMILLSSGALAFEDIYIEQRKTIKTILEYSDKVFTYIFILEMLLKWVAYGFVKYFTNAWCWLDFLIVDVSLVSLVANALGYSELTAIKSLRTLRALRPLRALSRFEGMRVVVNALLGAIPSIMNVLLVCLIFWLIFSIMGVNLFAGKFYHCVNTTNDEMFSTDVVNNKTQCKALEDKARWKNVKINFDNVGAGYLALLQVATFKGWMDIMYAAVDSRNLEDQPVYEENLYMYLYFVIFIIFGSFFTLNLFIGVIIDNFNQQKKKFGGQDIFMTEEQKKYYNAMKKLGSKKPQKPIPRPVNKFQGYIFDIITKQAFDIVIMILICLNMVTMMVETDDQTTDMDLILYRINFVFIVLFTGECVLKMISLRHYYFTIGWNIFDFVVVILSIVGMFLSELIEKYFVSPTLFRVIRLARIGRILRLIKGAKGIRTLLFALMMSLPALFNIGLLLFLVMFIYAIFGMSNFAYVKRESGIDDMFNFETFGNSMICLFQITTSAGWDGLLAPILNKGEPDCDSQVEHPGSNYKGNCGNPSVGIFFFVSYIIICFLIVVNMYIAVILENFSVATEESAEPLSEDDFEMFYEVWEKFDPNATQFMEFNKLSDFADALDPPLRIPKPNKISLIAMDLPMVSGERIHCLDILFAFTKRVLGEGGEMDVLRGQMEERFMASNPSKVSYEPITTTLRRKQEEMSAIIIQRAFRRYLIRRTVKRASTMYKEKLSGGKLLDKEVLVIDKLNENSTSDKTDMTPSTASPPSYNSVTKPDKNKYEKDRREKEDKDKDVRENRK; encoded by the exons GAGAGGCTTCTGTGTCGGGAAATTTACCTTCCTGCGGGATCCCTGGAACTGGCTGGATTTCAGTGTTATACTCATGGC ATATGTGACAGAGTTTGTGGACCTGGGCAATGTCTCGGCACTGAGAACGTTCAGGGTTCTCCGAGCCCTGAAAACTATATCAGTCATCCCAG GTCTGAAGACCATCGTAGGGGCGCTGATCCAGTCGGTGAAGAAACTGTCGGATGTGATGATTCTCACGGTCTTCTGTCTGAGTGTGTTTGCACTAATAGGGCTGCAGCTATTTATGGGTAATTTGAGGCAGAAGTGTGTAAAAATACCTCTGAGAAATGACACCATGGACAATGTGACGGCCTTGAACCTGACAGGCGCGGCTAACTGGACCGATTATCTCAATGACGAAA GTAACTATTATTTCTTACCAAATCGAAGAGATGCTCTTCTGTGTGGAAATGCAAGTGATGCTGG GCAATGTCCGGAGGGATTCTCCTGCCAGAAAGCCGGCCGAAACCCCGATTACGGATACACCAGCTTCGACACCTTCAGCTGGGCGTTCCTCTCACTCTTCCGACTCATGACTCAGGACTTCTGGGAGAATCTCTACCAGCAG ACCTTGAGAGCTGCAGGGAAAACCTACATGATCTTCTTCGTGCTGGTGATCTTCCTGGGCTCCTTCTACCTGGTGAACCTGATCCTGGCCGTGGTGGCCATGGCCTATGATGAGCAGAACCAGGCCACGATGGAAGAGGCCCAACAGAAGGAGGAGGAGTTCCAGGCGATGCTGGAGCAGCTCAAAAGGCAGCAGGAAGAAGCTCAG CAGGCCGCTATGGAAGCAGCCAACGGGAGCGGGGAGTACAGCGGGAGGGTGGGCCTCACAGAATCCTCCTCCGAGGCATCCAAGCTGAGCTCCAAGAGCGCCAAGGAGAGGCGGAACCGGCGCAAGAAGCGGAGGCAgaaggaggagggagaggaggagaaggCAGACGATGAGAAGTTTCACAAGTCAGAGTCAGAGGACAGCATCAAAAGGACGGGCTTCCGCTTCTCCATCGACGGCAACAGGCTGTCATATGAGAAGAGGCACTCGTCCCCACACCAG TCTCTCCTCAGCGTCCGTGGCTCCCTGTTCTCGCCACGCCGGAACAGCCGCACCAGTTTATTCAGCTTCCGGCGCGGCCGTGATGTGGGCTCGGAGAACGACTTTGCCGACGATGAGCACAGCACATTTGAGGACAGCGAGAGCCGGCGGGGCTCGCTGTTCGTGCCGCGGCGTATCGAGCGACGCAGCAGCAACATCAGCCAGAGCAGCGTGTCCTCACGCGTTCTGCTGCCGGCCAACGGCAAGATGCACTGCACCGTGGACTGCAACGGTGTGGTGTCGCTGGTGGGTGGAGCCTCAGTTCCCACGTCGCCTGCTGGACTCCTGCTGCCCGAGGTGACTGTAGATAAGCCCACTACTGATGACAAT GGTACGACAACAGAGACAGATGTTCAGAAGAAGAAGAGGTCTGGCACTCACCAGACCTCCATGGAGTTCTTGGAGGACCCGGCTGCTAGACAGAGAGCCTTGAGCGTTGCCAGTATTTTAACAAACACAATGGAGG AGCTTGAGGAATCCAGACAGAAATGTCCGCCATGCTGGTACAAATTCGCTAACATCTTCCTCATCTGGGACTGCTGCCCGCTGTGGCTTAAGATCAAGCAGGTTGTCAACCTGATTGTGATGGATCCCTTCGTCGATCTTACCATCACCATCTGTATTGTCTTAAACACTCTGTTTATGGCCATGGAGCACTATCCTATGACTACTGAATTCGACAATGTGCTCTCCGTGGGGAATTTG GTGTTCACAGGAATCTTCACCGCTGAGATGTGTTTCAAAATCATTGCCTtagatccttactactattttCAAGAAGGTTGGAATATATTTGATGGAATTATAGTTAGCCTGAGTTTGATGGAGCTGGGTCTAGCCAATGTGGAAGGACTGTCTGTCTTGAGGTCCTTCCGATTG CTGAGGGTCTTTAAACTTGCCAAGTCCTGGCCTACCCTAAACATGCTTATCAAGATCATCGGCAATTCTGTGGGCGCCCTGGGAAACCTGACCCTTGTGTTGGCTATCATCGTCTTCATCTTCGCCGTGGTGGGAATGCAGCTGTTCGGCAAGAGCTACCGTGACTGTGTGTGCAAGATATCAGATGACTGCACACTTCCACGATGGCACATGTACGATTTCTTCCACTCCTTCCTCATTGTGTTCCGGGTGCTGTGCGGCGAGTGGATCGAGACCATGTGGGACTGCATGGAAGTGGCCGGCCAGGCTCTGTGCCTCATCGTCTTCATGATGGTCATGGTCATCGGAAACCTGGTG GTTCTGAATCTGTTCCTGGCCTTGCTGCTCAGCTCGTTCAGCGCTGACAATCTGGCGGCAACAGACGAGGACAGTGAGATGAACAACCTGCAGATCGCTGTGGGCCGCATCCATCGCGGCGTCAAATTCATCAAGTCCATGGTGCGGCAGTTCTTTCTGAGGCTGTGCATGGGGAAAGGTCCTAGGACACTGGACGAGGTCAAGGCCCTGGAGGAGCTACACAGTAAGGTCGAAAACTGCATCTCCAACCACACTGCTGTGGATCTCACTCGGGAGCCCGAGTACCTAAAGGAGGGCAACGGGACTGCCAGTGGACTGGGCAGCGACATGGGGAAATACATCATTGACAACAGTGACTACATGTCCTTCATCCACAATCCAAGCCTCACTGTGACGGTCCCCATTGCCGTGGGCGAATCTGACTTTGAGAACCTAAATACCGAAGACTTCAGTAGCGAGTCGTCAGACATTGAAGGCAGCAAAGAG AAACTGGCCGACCCACAGCTCAGCTCCTCAGAGGGCAGCACCGTCGACATCCGGCCCCCAGGCGAGGGCGGGGAGTCCGTGGAGATGGAGCTCGAGGAGTCGCTGGACCCGGAGTCCTGCTTCACTGAAG GTTGCGTGCGCAGATTCCCGTGTTGTAGCGTGAACATAGATGAAGGTAAAGGGAAAATGTGGTGGACACTGAGGAAGACATGCTTCAGGATCGTGGAACACAACTGGTTTGAGTCTTTCATCATCTTCATGATTCTGCTGAGTAGTGGAGCTCTG GCTTTTGAAGACATTTACATTGAGCAGAGAAAAACCATCAAAACCATCCTGGAGTATTCAGACAAAGTCTTCACCTATATCTTCATCCTGGAGATGTTGCTTAAATGGGTGGCCTATGGATTTGTGAAATATTTCACCAACGCCTGGTGCTGGCTGGACTTCTTAATTGTAGAC GTTTCTCTGGTCAGCCTGGTAGCCAATGCCTTAGGCTACTCTGAGCTGACCGCCATAAAATCTCTGAGGACGCTTCGTGCTCTGAGGCCGCTTAGAGCGCTGTCACGCTTTGAGGGGATGAGG GTTGTTGTCAACGCTCTGCTTGGAGCGATACCCTCCATCATGAATGTGCTCCTGGTCTGCCTCATTTTTTGGCTCATCTTCAGCATCATGGGCGTCAACCTGTTCGCCGGAAAGTTCTACCACTGTGTCAACACCACCAATGACGAGATGTTCTCCACAGATGTCGTTAACAATAAAACACAGTGCAAGGCCTTAGAGGATAAGGCGCGCTGGAAGAACGTCAAGATCAACTTTGACAACGTGGGAGCTGGATATCTGGCTTTGTTGCAAGTG GCAACATTCAAAGGCTGGATGGATATCATGTACGCCGCTGTGGATTCCCGGAAT TTAGAAGATCAGCCAGTTTACGAAGAGAACCTGTACATGTACCTGTACTTCGTCATCTTCATCATATTCGGATCCTTCTTCACTCTCAACCTCTTCATTGGTGTCATAATTGACAACTTCAATCAGCAAAAGAAGAAG TTTGGAGGTCAGGACATCTTCATGACTGAGGAACAAAAGAAGTACTACAATGCCATGAAGAAACTCGGATCCAAGAAACCTCAGAAGCCGATCCCGCGGCCTGTG AACAAATTCCAAGGGTATATCTTCGACATAATCACAAAGCAAGCCTTTGATATTGTCATCATGATTCTTATTTGCCTTAACATGGTCACCATGATGGTAGAGACAGATGACCAGACAACTGATATGGATCTAATTCTTTATCGGATTAATTTTGTCTTCATCGTACTCTTCACTGGAGAATGTGTCCTCAAGATGATATCTCTTCGCCATTATTACTTCACCATTGGCTGGAATATATTTGATTTTGTCGTTGTCATCCTTTCAATAGTTG GAATGTTTCTTTCCGAGCTGATCGAGAAGTATTTTGTGTCACCCACCCTATTTCGAGTCATCCGACTTGCCAGAATCGGTCGCATCCTGCGCCTCATTAAGGGTGCTAAGGGCATCCGTACACTTTTGTTTGCCTtgatgatgtcacttcctgcctTGTTCAACATCGGTCTCCTGCTCTTCTTAGTCATGTTTATCTATGCCATATTTGGCATGTCCAACTTTGCCTACGTCAAGAGGGAGTCTGGCATTGATGACATGTTCAACTTTGAGACTTTCGGCAACAGTATGATCTGCCTGTTTCAGATCACAACATCGGCGGGATGGGATGGCCTGTTAGCACCTATCCTCAACAAGGGAGAGCCCGACTGCGACAGTCAGGTGGAGCACCCTGGTAGCAACTACAAGGGAAACTGTGGGAACCCATCAGTGGGGATCTTCTTTTTCGTCAGCTACATCatcatttgttttttgattgtggTCAACATGTACATTGCTGTTATCCTGGAGAACTTCAGTGTGGCTACAGAGGAGAGTGCCGAACCCCTGAGTGAGGATGACTTTGAGATGTTCTATGAGGTCTGGGAGAAGTTTGACCCCAACGCCACCCAATTCATGGAATTTAATAAGCTGTCTGACTTTGCCGACGCCCTGGACCCCCCACTGCGCATACCAAAGCCCAACAAGATCTCACTGATTGCCATGGACTTGCCCATGGTGAGTGGAGAGCGCATCCACTGCCTGGACATCCTGTTTGCCTTCACCAAGCGCGTGTTGGGCGAGGGCGGCGAGATGGACGTTCTCCGAGGACAGATGGAGGAGCGCTTCATGGCGTCCAACCCCTCCAAGGTGTCCTATGAGCCCATCACCACGACACTGCGCCGCAAGCAAGAGGAAATGTCCGCCATCATCATCCAGAGAGCTTTCCGACGTTATCTCATCAGGAGAACTGTTAAGAGAGCCTCCACCATGTACAAGGAGAAGCTCTCAGGAGGGAAGCTGTTGGATAAGGAAGTCCTAGTTATAGACAAACTGAATGAAAATTCCACCTCAGACAAAACTGACATGACTCCTTCGACGGCTTCCCCGCCTTCGTATAACAGTGTCACGAAACCTGacaaaaacaaatatgagaAGGACAGGCGTGAAAAAGAAGACAAAGACAAAGATGTCAGAGAGAACCGGAAGTAG